The proteins below are encoded in one region of Populus alba chromosome 2, ASM523922v2, whole genome shotgun sequence:
- the LOC118057830 gene encoding probable methyltransferase At1g29790 yields the protein MTKPNISVKLGRWGGVRRPIFILGVLALLVSIATLSKFYSIRSLFISDTFCSHVSIECRRGFQSEPGIAVETIVSKIQKEMDEMRDKPIDSSSAETIVSRYSAFLADILGLIESLQTTGNPQENSEIRAVHPLAERKQQSDEPAKFFLIEEIRKYVRIKPNRLGKQNFMGANGTFTSIGHACFAMKKDIEEYMDYDVGEICKDDWKLAQKLMVHGCDPLPRRRCFARAPQLYSKPFPINESMWKLPDNRNVRWSQYRCKNFTCLASNTTRKGFFKCADCFNLSDHESPRWIEQVISDPEMNLTADFLIPEVLNIKLGEIRIGLDFSVGTGTFAARMREFNVTIVSATINLGAPFNEMIALRGLVPLYLTINQRLPFFDNTLDLLHTTRFLDGWIDFVLLDFILYDWDRVLRPGGLLWIDSFFCLREDLDDYLEAFKMLRYRRHKWIVVPKLDKDDREVFFSAVLEKPPRPFR from the coding sequence ATGACCAAACCTAACATTTCAGTGAAGCTAGGAAGATGGGGTGGGGTTCGCAGGCCAATCTTTATTCTTGGTGTTTTAGCTCTCTTGGTCTCTATTGCTACTTTGTCCAAATTCTACTCTATTAgatctctttttatttctgaTACGTTCTGCAGTCATGTTAGTATTGAGTGTCGAAGAGGATTTCAGAGTGAACCAGGCATAGCTGTCGAAACTATTGTTAGCAAGATCCagaaagaaatggatgagaTGAGAGATAAGCCAATAGACTCTTCATCTGCAGAAACAATAGTGTCAAGATACAGTGCTTTTCTTGCTGATATTTTGGGACTTATTGAGTCGTTACAGACAACCGGAAATCCCCAGGAAAACAGTGAAATCAGAGCTGTCCATCCTCTAGCAGAACGAAAACAACAGTCGGATGAACCTGCAAAGTTCTTTCTGATAGAAGAGATCCGCAAGTATGTAAGGATCAAACCCAACCGTTTAGGCAAACAGAACTTCATGGGAGCTAACGGAACGTTCACGAGCATTGGCCATGCTTGTTTTGCAATGAAGAAAGATATTGAGGAATATATGGATTATGATGTAGGTGAAATCTGCAAAGATGATTGGAAGCTAGCTCAAAAGCTGATGGTTCATGGATGCGATCCGTTACCGAGGAGGAGGTGCTTTGCAAGGGCCCCACAGCTATACAGCAAGCCATTCCCCATCAACGAGTCCATGTGGAAGCTCCCTGACAATCGAAATGTCCGGTGGAGCCAGTACAGATGCAAAAACTTCACTTGCCTAGCTAGCAATACGACTCGCAAGGGATTTTTCAAGTGTGCAGATTGCTTCAATCTGTCGGACCATGAATCGCCAAGATGGATCGAACAAGTGATTTCTGACCCGGAGATGAATCTTACAGCAGATTTTCTGATACCTGAAGTGCTAAACATCAAACTAGGAGAGATCAGAATCGGATTGGATTTCAGTGTAGGAACTGGGACTTTTGCAGCAAGAATGAGAGAGTTTAATGTCACAATAGTCTCAGCAACCATTAATCTTGGTGCCCCTTTTAACGAAATGATTGCGCTTCGGGGACTTGTACCTCTGTACTTGACCATAAATCAACGGCTTCCATTCTTTGACAATACCCTGGATTTGTTACACACCACGAGGTTTCTTGATGGATGGATAGATTTTGTGCTCCTGGATTTTATACTGTACGATTGGGATAGGGTCTTGAGGCCAGGAGGTTTGCTTTGGATCGACAGCTTTTTCTGTTTGAGAGAGGACTTGGATGATTATTTGGAAGCCTTCAAGATGCTGAGGTACAGGAGGCATAAATGGATTGTTGTTCCGAAGCTGGACAAGGATGATCGAGAGGTTTTCTTCTCTGCTGTGCTAGAGAAGCCGCCAAGACCATTTCGTTAA
- the LOC118057823 gene encoding delta(8)-fatty-acid desaturase 2, whose translation MDGDKKYITGEELKQHNKEGDLWISIQGKVYNVSDWAHEHPGGDVPLLNLAGQDVTDAFIAYHPGTAWQYLDKFFTGYYLKDFKVSETSKDYRRLASEFAKLGLFEKKGHITMYALASIALMFCVVLYGVLCCQSVWAHLGSALVLGFLWIQSAYIGHDSGHYQVMKSRGYNKFAQFVAGNSLTGISIAWWKWTHNAHHLACNSLDYDPDLQHIPVFAVNSTFFNSIKSCFYGRYLDFDPVARFFVSYQHWTFYPVMCVARVNLYLQTFLLLFSKRKFPDRALNILGILIFWTWFPLLVSCLPNWPERVMFVLASFAVTAIQHVQFCLNHFAADVYTGPPKGNDWFEKQTGGTLDISCSSWMDWFYGGLQFQLEHHLFPRMPRGQLRRVSPLVQDLCKKHNLSYRSLSFWEANVWTIRRLRNVAQQARDLSNPVPKNMLWEAVNTHG comes from the coding sequence ATGGACGGCGACAAAAAGTACATTACAGGCGAAGAGCTTAAGCAACACAACAAGGAGGGAGACTTGTGGATCTCTATCCAGGGAAAGGTTTATAATGTCTCTGATTGGGCTCATGAGCATCCAGGCGGAGATGTACCTCTCCTGAATCTGGCAGGCCAAGACGTTACCGATGCATTTATTGCCTACCATCCTGGAACAGCATGGCAATATCTTGACAAGTTCTTTACAGGGTATTATCTCAAAGATTTCAAGGTGTCAGAGACGTCCAAGGATTACAGGAGGCTTGCTTCAGAGTTTGCGAAACTGGGTTTGTTTGAAAAGAAAGGACATATTACCATGTATGCCCTCGCATCTATTGCATTGATGTTTTGCGTTGTTCTTTATGGTGTTTTGTGTTGCCAGAGTGTTTGGGCTCATTTAGGATCTGCTTTGGTGTTGGGTTTTCTTTGGATTCAAAGTGCCTATATTGGTCATGATTCGGGGCATTACCAGGTAATGAAGAGTCGTGGTTATAACAAATTTGCTCAATTTGTTGCTGGGAATTCCCTCACAGGCATTAGCATTGCTTGGTGGAAATGGACCCACAATGCACACCATCTTGCCTGCAACAGTCTTGATTATGATCCTGATCTTCAACACATACCAGTCTTTGCGGTAAATTCGACTTTTTTTAATTCGATAAAGTCTTGCTTTTATGGAAGGTACTTGGATTTTGATCCTGTGGCAAGGTTTTTTGTGAGTTACCAACATTGGACTTTTTATCCAGTAATGTGTGTTGCCAGGGTCAATTTGTATTTACAAACATTCTTGCTATTGTTTTCAAAGAGAAAATTCCCAGATAGAGCTTTGAACATCTTGGGAATCCTCATCTTTTGGACTTGGTTCCCTCTACTTGTTTCTTGTCTCCCTAATTGGCCTGAGAGGGTGATGTTTGTGCTTGCAAGCTTTGCTGTTACTGCAATTCAACACGTTCAATTTTGTTTGAATCATTTTGCGGCCGATGTTTACACTGGACCTCCAAAAGGGAATGATTGGTTTGAGAAACAGACAGGTGGGACTTTGGATATTTCGTGCTCATCTTGGATGGATTGGTTTTACGGTGGTTTGCAGTTTCAGCTTGAGCACCACTTGTTTCCAAGGATGCCAAGAGGCCAACTGAGAAGGGTTTCACCGTTGGTACAGGATCTATGCAAGAAGCACAATTTGTCTTACCGGAGCTTGTCCTTCTGGGAAGCCAATGTGTGGACAATCAGGAGACTCAGGAACGTTGCCCAGCAGGCTAGGGATCTGTCCAACCCCGTCCCTAAAAATATGTTGTGGGAAGCTGTTAATACTCATGGATGA
- the LOC118057678 gene encoding reticulon-like protein B5: MAEQSESPTKSVMEKIIEKVHHHESSSSDSELDSDKPDPLESVKAKIWRLFGREKPVHHVLGGGKPADVFLWRNKKVSAGVLGFVTAMWVLFELIEYHLLTLVCHILILAAALLFLWSNACTLINKSPPRIPEVHLPEKLVLQVASALCVEINSAFAGLRSVAAGKDYKKFLMIIAGLWVLSIVGSSCHFLTLFYICFVLLHTVPVLYEKYEDKVDPLAEKAMVEIKKQYAVFDAKVLSKIPVASLKAKRV; encoded by the exons ATGGCGGAGCAATCAGAGAGTCCGACTAAGTCAGTCATGGAGAAGATCATCGAGAAGGTTCACCATCACGAATCTTCGTCGTCGGATTCGGAGTTGGATTCAGATAAACCGGATCCTTTGGAGTCGGTGAAGGCCAAAATTTGGCGCTTGTTTGGTAGAGAAAAGCCTGTCCATCATGTACTCGGCGGTGGAAAAC CTGCCGATGTGTTTCTGTGGAGGAACAAGAAAGTTTCAGCTGGTGTACTTGGATTTGTCACCGCAATGTGGGTCCTTTTCGAGTTGATCGAATACCACCTGCTTACTCTAGTGTGTCACATTTTGATACTCGCTGCTGCACTCTTGTTCCTCTGGTCTAATGCTTGTACTCTCATCAACAA GAGTCCACCTCGCATCCCAGAAGTTCATCTTCCGGAAAAACTGGTCCTGCAGGTTGCTTCAGCACTATGTGTCGAGATCAATAGTGCATTTGCTGGCTTACGCAGTGTTGCGGCAGGAAAAGACTATAAGAAGTTTCTCATG ATTATTGCCGGATTGTGGGTCCTGTCAATTGTGGGGAGTTCGTGCCATTTCCTGACcttgttttatatat GCTTTGTTTTGCTGCACACTGTACCTGTTCTCTATGAGAAGTACGAGGACAAAGTTGATCCCTTGGCAGAGAAGGCAATGGTTGAGATAAAAAAGCAATATGCAGTGTTCGATGCTAAGGTTCTGAGCAAGATCCCAGTGGCTTCTTTGAAAGCCAAGAGAGTTTAG
- the LOC118057677 gene encoding golgin candidate 4, producing MMWSSIENLKQNLNKIALDVHDDDDDELEIHASSNGYDSPVSDRRNSHRFAHSKSVSRALGANGNGSPYNFEIEQYKAQIKRLQESEGEIKALSINYAAILKEKEDQISRLNQENGSLKQNLDATKEPLNVSRTEHLRISASSINALKGSGDQSPKRPHKSANQAKNRGGNQIQNGLFPKYDGTGNGILHDVQPDVIQSKMEAKKDKELVDLLEEKNRSLAAMQATHELQIIELRTELEKEQDKLANIELKLQEEQSLNKSFQEELRVLKMDRHKTSMDVNKIHDELNEKTSEIRRLQMELSRWEDADPDDSVKNLKRVIATLEKENANLRMAKNELEGTLQRSRNSSPDKTSPDEKMDSTTTSPRKEEVELLLQKLERDLQETCHEKDKALRELARLKQHLLEKESEESEKMDEDIKIVEELRQSNEYQKAQILHLEKALKQAIAGQEEVRMMSNNEIQKSKEKIEDLNKRLANCMSTIESKNVELLNLQTALGQYFAEVEAKEYLERQFALTREESAKHFQLLKEAERGTEEAKREKEVVLAKLSDTERKFAEGKSRVNKLEEDNEKLRRAVEQSMTRLNRMSMDSDFLVDRRIVIKLLVTFFQRNHSKEVLDLMVRMLGFSDEDKQRIGAAQQGGKGVVRGVLGLPGRLVGGILGGSAADSQTNLTSDNQSFADMWVDFLLKETEEREKRGSGQEDTGKSYEDLQGRSPNAAGVGSLVPDHGTSISGIAGPTFSPAQNYGPIAPRGNLPPFAQPDSEFSTVPLSSSDNSSRISRLFTKH from the exons ATGATGTGGAGCTCGATTGAGAATTTGAAGCAAAACCTAAATAAGATTGCACTTGATGTgcatgacgacgacgacgacgagcTCGAGATCCATGCCTCCAGCAATGGCTACGATTCTCCGGTCTCTGACCGGAGGAACTCGCACCGTTTCGCTCATTCGAAGTCGGTTTCACGGGCTCTAGGTGCGAATGGGAATGGCTCACCGTACAATTTTGAG ATTGAACAATACAAAGCACAAATCAAAAGGCTTCAGGAATCTGAGGGGGAGATTAAAGCACTATCTATTAATTATGCAGCTATATTAAAAGAGAAGGAG GACCAGATTTCTAGATTGAACCAAGAAAATGGTTCACTGAAGCAAAATTTGGATGCAACAAAGGAGCCTCTCAATGTGTCTAGAACTGAGCATCTAAGAATATCAGCAAGTAGCATCAATGCTTTGAAG GGCAGTGGTGACCAGTCACCCAAACGACCACATAAATCTGCAAATCAAGCAAAGAACCGTGGTGGTAATCAAATACAAAACGGGCTCTTTCCAAAATATGATGGAACAGGCAATGGAATATTACATGATGTTCAACCTGATGTGATTCAGAGTAAGATGGAAGCCAAGAAGGACAAG GAGCTTGTAGATTTACTGGAGGAGAAAAATAGGTCCCTGGCAGCAATGCAAGCTACTCATGAGTTGCAAATAATAGAGCTTAGAACTGAACTTGAAAAGGAACAAGACAAATTAGCAAATATAGAGCTAAAATTGCAAG AGGAACAAAGTTTGAACAAATCTTTTCAGGAGGAGCTCAGGGTTCTAAAAATGGACAGGCACAAA ACCTCAATGGATGTGAACAAAATTCATGatgaattgaatgaaaaaacatcagaGATAAGACGGTTGCAGATGGAGTTGAGTAGGTGGGAAGATGCAGATCCCGATGACAGTGTTAAGAATTTGAAAAGAGTCATTGCGACCCTGGAGAAGGAGAATGCTAATCTCAGG ATGGCGAAGAATGAACTTGAGGGTACTTTGCAAAGGAGCAGGAACTCTTCTCCTGACAAAACTTCTCCAGATGAG AAAATGGATtcaaccacaacttctcctagAAAGGAGGAAGTGGAGCTATTGTTGCAAAAATTGGAAAGAGATTTGCAGGAAACATGCCATGAAAAGGACAAAGCATTGCGAGAATTGGCCCGTCTCAAGCAGCATTTGTTGGAAAAG GAATCTGAAGAATCAGAAAAAATGGATGAAGACATTAAGATCGTTGAAGAACTTCGTCAGAGTAATGAATATCAAAAGGCTCAAATATTACATTTGGAGAAAGCTCTAAAGCAGGCAATTGCAGGCCAGGAGGAAGTCAGAATGATGAGCAACAATGAAATCCAGAAGtccaaagaaaagattgaagatTTGAATAAAAGACTTGCAAACTGTATGAGCACAATAGAATCAAAAAATGTTGAACTTCTAAATCTTCAAACTGCTCTTGGGCAGTATTTTGCTGAAGTTGAAGCAAAG GAATATTTGGAGCGGCAGTTTGCTTTGACAAGAGAAGAATCAGCTAAGCATTTTCAACTTTTGAAA GAAGCAGAGAGAGGGACAGAGGAAGCAAAGAGGGAGAAAGAAGTAGTTTTGGCTAAGCTTTCAGATACCGAAAGAAAGTTTGCAGAAGGGAAGAGCAGAGTGAATAAGCTCGAGGAAGACAATGAAAAGCTCCGTCGTGCTGTTGAACAGAGCATGACCAGACTTAATAGGATGTCCATGGATTCTGATTTTCTGGTGGACAG GCGCATTGTGATTAAATTACTAGTGACCTTCTTCCAGAGAAACCACAGCAAAGAG GTTTTAGATCTTATGGTTCGAATGCTTGGGTTCTCCGATGAAGACAAGCAAAGAATAGGTGCAGCTCAACAAGGTGGCAAAGGTGTTGTTCGTGGAGTTTTGGGGCTACCTGGTCGCCTAGTTGGTGGAATCTTGGGAGGAAGTGCAGCTGATAGTCAGACAAATTTGACATCTGATAACCAG TCCTTTGCAGATATGTGGGTTGATTTTCTACTCAAGGAAACTGAAGAAAGGGAAAAGAGGGGATCTGGGCAAGAAGATACAGGCAAATCCTATGAAGATTTGCAAGGAAGGAGTCCAAATGCTGCTGGGGTCGGTTCGCTGGTGCCCGATCATGGAACTAGCATATCTGGTATTGCTGGACCAACATTTTCTCCAGCGCAAAATTATGGTCCTATAGCCCCTCGAGGAAATTTACCACCATTTGCGCAGCCTGATTCCGAGTTCTCAACAGTTCCTTTATCATCCTCGGACAACAGTTCTCGGATTTCAAGACTATTCACAAAACACTGA